Proteins found in one Oncorhynchus keta strain PuntledgeMale-10-30-2019 chromosome 2, Oket_V2, whole genome shotgun sequence genomic segment:
- the LOC118361163 gene encoding zinc finger MIZ domain-containing protein 1 isoform X3: protein MCNLNPTETNTCRRCQSDSALLSSWCEELGRLLLLRHQKSRQNESPQGKVPMQPSINTMKPPGGLSHGDGSFAYDSVPWQQNTNQPPGSLSVVTTVWGVTNTSQSQVLANSSSHMNPGGNPMGQGMSGGPAGLNSPQFPGQQQQFPAKGGQGQGYMQQGMYGRQGYPGGGGYSGSYPGGPNTPPGGMGMPQHSRQPGDFTQPAAAAAAAAVAAAAATATATATATVAAMQQETQNKEINQYGQMCSSFQMGPGQAYNNQFMNQPGPRGPPGGMNPGNMGQAMNNPSMGGPTMGMNQTQSPGMGPFGAHGQRMPQQGYGGPGGPRQAMPMQGMKRPYPGEPNYVGQQYAPNGQFPPQQSQYPTSNPPRPMPSPNYPGQRMPGGQGQGQYHPQGMPMGQYYRQEPFNGQNRGGYSYSQGNGAPRPGNYPHSPVPGNPTPPMTPGSSMPPYLSPNQDVKPPFPPDMKPNMAALPPPNTVKRKADVLSSCPVSPLPSANPNEELRLTFPVRDGVVLEPFRLEHNLAVSNHVYHLRPSVHQTLMWRSDLELQFKCYHHEDRQMNTNWPASVQVSVNATPLTIERGDNKTSHKPLHLKQVCQPGRNTIQITVTACCCSHLFVLQLVHRPSVRSVLQGLLKKRLLPAEHCITKIKRNFSSVVASSGNTSLNGEDGIEQTAIKVSLKCPITFRRIQLPARGHDCKHVQCFDLESYLQLNCERGMWRCPVCNKTALLEGLEVDQYMWGILNAIQNSEFEEVNIDPSCSWRPVPIKSDLHIKEDPDGPLAKRFKTMSPSQMTMPNVMEMIAQLGPGPSHYPSGPAQHGGIGAGGNPGEYGGPRGPGNTYHGHGNFDFAHGNPSGGGGGGGGPRGGGSPMSDFIHTPQLSHPPDFPGGLLSQDKPLSHGINGPMSHPSSTDQSHNSMQQQSLHAPPHPNSQLIHHGGSQSGQSLHHSGQSLLPPRQQAPPPQLQQGQNSHQHSDLNFNPSSGIEGQISGDMPEPSLDLLPELANPDELLSYLDPPDLPSNSNDDLLSLFENN from the exons ATGTGTAATTTGAACCCTACAGAAACCAACACCTGCAGGAGATGTCAGAGTGACTCAG CCCTGCTGTCATCGTGGTGCGAGGAGCTGGGTCGCCTCCTGCTGTTGCGTCACCAGAAGAGCAGACAGAACGAGTCCCCTCAGGGCAAAGTCCCCATGCAGCCCAGCATAAACACCATGAAACCCCCTGGAGGACTCTCACATGG TGATGGGTCATTTGCCTACGACTCAGTTCCATGGCAACAGAACACCAACCAGCCCCCGGGGTCATTGTCTGTTGTTACCACCGTGTGGGGTGTGACCAACACGTCACAGAGTCAG GTGTTGGCCAACAGCTCCAGCCATATGAACCCAGGTGGTAACCCAATGGGCCAGGGTATGTCTGGGGGTCCGGCAGGCCTCAACTCCCCCCAGTTTCCCGGCCAGCAGCAGCAGTTCCCAGCCAAGGGAGGCCAGGGTCAGGGCTACATGCAGCAGGGGATGTATGGCAGGCAGGGATACCCCGGTGGAGGGGGCTACAGCGGGAG TTACCCAGGTGGTCCTAACACTCCCCCAGGGGGGATGGGCATGCCTCAACACTCCCGCCAGCCTGGCGACTTCACCCAACcagcagctgctgctgctgccgctgctgttGCTGCCGCCGCTGCTACGGCAACCGCCACAGCAACCGCTACCGTGGCAGCCATGCAGCAGGAGACCCAGAACAAAGAGATTAACCAGTATGGACAG ATGTGTTCCTCCTTCCAGATGGGCCCAGGCCAGGCCTACAACAACCAGTTCATGAACCAGCCTGGCCCCAGAGGGCCCCCTGGAGGCATGAACCCAGGCAACATGGGCCAGGCCATGAACAACCCGAGCATGGGTGGGCCTACCATGGGCATGAACCAAACTCAATCCCCAGGCATGGGGCCTTTCGGGGCCCATGGCCAGAGGATGCCCCAGCAGGGCTACGGAGGACCTGGAGGCCCCAGGCAGGCCATGCCTATGCAGGGCATGAAGAGGCCCTATCCTGGGGAG CCAAACTACGTGGGTCAGCAGTATGCTCCTAACGGTCAGTTccctccccagcagagtcagtacCCCACCTCTAACCCACCCAGGCCGATGCCCTCCCCAAACTACCCCGGCCAGAGGATGCCCGGGGGGCAGGGGCAAGGCCAGTACCACCCGCAAGGCATGCCCATGGGACAGTACTATAGG CAAGAGCCATTCAACGGTCAGAACAGAGGTGGATACTCATATAGCCAAGGCAACGGG GCCCCCAGGCCAGGTAACTACCCCCACTCCCCGGTGCCTGGTAACCCCACTCCTCCTATGACCCCCGGAAGCAGTATGCCCCCGTACCTCTCGCCCAACCAGGATGTCAAGCCCCCGTTCCCGCCTGACATGAAACCAAATATGGCAGCGCTTCCACCTCCCA ATACAGTTAAAAGGAAAGCTGACGTCCTAtcttcctgtcctgtctctccgcTCCCATCAGCCAATCCCAACGAGGAGCTGCGGTTGACCTTCCCGGTCCGGGACGGCGTGGTGTTGGAACCTTTCCGGTTGGAACACAACCTCGCCGTCAGTAACCACGTCTACCACCTACGACCGTCTGTACACCAGACCCTCATGTGGAG GTCAGACCTGGAGCTGCAGTTCAAATGTTACCACCATGAGGACCGACAGATGAACACCAACTGGCCTGCCTCCGTCCAG GTCAGTGTCAACGCCACACCGCTGACCATCGAGCGGGGCGACAACAAGACGTCCCACAAACCCTTGCACCTGAAGCAAGTGTGTCAGCCTGGCAGAAACACCATCCAGATCACCGTCACCGCGTGCTGTTGT TCGCACCTGTTTGTGCTGCAGCTGGTCCACAGGCCTTCAGTCCGCTCCGTGCTGCAAGGGCTCCTGAAGAAGAGACTCCTGCCTGCAGAACACTGCATCACCAAGa tTAAGAGGAACTTCAGCAGCGTTGTGGCCTCGTCGGGTAACACCAGTCTAAATGGGGAGGACGGAATTGAGCAGACCGCCATCAAAGTCTCCCTCAAATGTCCAATCACCTTCAGGCGCATCCAGCTGCCCGCCAGGGGGCATGACTGCAAACACGTACAG TGTTTTGATCTGGAGTCGTATCTGCAGCTGAACTGTGAGAGGGGGATGTGGCGGTGTCCTGTATGCAA TAAAACTGCCTTGTTAGAGGGTCTAGAGGTGGACCAGTACATGTGGGGAATCCTCAACGCCATCCAGAA TTCGGAGTTTGAGGAGGTGAACATTGACCCATCGTGTAGCTGGCGGCCAGTGCCCATCAAATCTGACCTCCATATTAAagaagaccctgatggaccactggCCAAACGCTTCAAGACCATGAGCCCCTCCCAGATGACCATGCCCAATGTCATGGAGATGATCGCCCAGCTGGGCCCTGGCCCCTCCCATTACCCATCAGGCCCTGCTCAGCACGGGGGCATCGGCGCCGGGGGCAACCCAGGGGAGTACGGTGGCCCGAGAGGCCCAG GCAACACTTACCACGGTCACGGGAACTTTGACTTCGCCCACGGTAACCCCTCGGGcgggggaggtggtggaggtggaccgAGAGGAGGAGGATCCCCCATGAGTGACTTTATCCACACCCCTCAGCTGTCCCACCCCCCAGACTTCCCCGGGGGTCTTCTATCCCAGGACAAGCCCCTCAGCCACGGCATCAACGGCCCT aTGTCTCATCCTTCCAGCACTGATCAGTCCCATAATTCCATGCAACAGCAGAGCTTGCACGCGCCTCCTCACCCAAACAGCCAGCTGATACA